A stretch of DNA from Vibrio gallaecicus:
CGAGTTCGAAGCTTTGTTCCACCGCTGCCCTTAAATCGTATTCATCATCAATAAAGTACACATGGCACATGCAATTTCCTTTTAATTATTCTTTTGGGAGTCACTGGTTTTTTCATTGTGCATTTCGCTGCTATCAACATCATCAGGCTTTACTGCTGGGAGTGAAATAGTGAAACGAGCACCACCAAGAGAGCTGTTACATGCTGTTAATTGCCCGTTCATTGTTTCCACAATTTGCTGAGATAGTGATAATCCTAATCCGAGCCCATTTTTTTTTGTTGTATGAAATGGTTCAAAGAAGGTTGATATTTTACTGGCTTCTACTCCCGGACCATTGTCATCAATATGGATAAGTAACTGTTTATCAATCGATATTTCTTGGGAAATTATAATCAGTTTATCATTCTGCTTTTCCATTGCCTGAATGGCATTCGTTAGTAAGTTGATTAATACTTGCTCCAGTTGAATTGGGTTTGCAAGCAAAGATACGTGAGTATCTAGGGGCGTTTCTTCAAGTGTGACTCGCTCAGTTTTCAGTTGAGGTTTCATGAGCTCTTTTGCTGAGCTTACAATGGGCTGAAACTGAACGAGGTTTAATTCATTAGTTGACGACTTTCGAGCAAAGGATTTGAGCTGCTGGCTGATTTTTGCCATGCGGTCTGTTAAGCCTGAAATCCGCGATAAGTTATCATCGACTCGTTCAAATTTTCCTTTGTCTAAAAATAATCGACCGTTATCCGCGTAGCTACGAATAGCTGCCAAAGGGTTGTTAAGTTCGTGGCTAATACTTGCGGACATTTGCCCTAATACGGCAAGTTTAGCTGCTTGAATCAGCTCGTCTTGTGTTTGCCTCAAAGCCTGCTCTGTTTTGGCTCTTTGATTGACTTCTGCATGCAATTCAGAGGTTCTTTCTAAGACTTGGAACTCTAATTTTTGTCTTGCAATCTCTTGTACTTTTTCAATCTGAAGAAGTTTTTGACGACGATGTTCGAGTAGTTGAAAAATGAGAAATAAAACCGCAAAGACTAGGCTGAGAATGACAAGGTAACCTACGAGATCCCACCAAACTAAATGGGTAGGGGTCAGTACTCTTATTGTCAGTTTTGGTTGCTCCAGTTGACGAGATGAAACAAAGAATTTGCCCTGAGCAAGCGTACTTTTTGAAGTAAGGATAGAGGCGGTCTTTTCGAGATCGCCTAGCAGGTTCAAGCTTTCTATTTCAGTATTTAAATACTGCCTACTATCTTTTATGCGTTGTAATACTGGTTGCTCAAGTGGTTGGAGGCTTTTAAATAGCCACTTGGAGTTGCTAGACATAAAGATGACCTGATCTTTGTCGTTTGCAACAAAATAGCTTTGTTTTCCTTTCCAGTTTTCTTCAATGGAGGATAAATCCATCTTTACCACAACCACACCTACAATTTCAGCCGCATAAGATACAGGGTAAGCATAATAATAACCCCGCTGACCAGATGTAGAACCAAGTGCAAAATACTGACTTTCGTCACCAATAATTGCTTCTTTAAAGTAAGGACGAAAAGCAAAATTTCTGCTGACAAAAGAGCGTTCTTTTTGCCAGTTACTTGAAGCTAAAGTTGTACCGTATTTATCAATTAAGTAAGTATCTGATGCGTGTATAACGCTATTTACATGTTTGAGGTAGCGGTTAGTTAGCTCTATCTGAGCGGAGTTTTCAGGGGCTAATAAGGCGTCTATCAGCTCTTTGTCTTTAGATAATAACTCTGGAATATGGGCGAATCTATCTAATTGGCTGGTGATATGGGCTGAAAAACGGTTAAGTTGAGATTGATGTTCAGAGAGTAATTGTTGATGGTTGAACTGCCAAACCCAGCGACCACCTAACACACAAAATAAGCCATAAACTATTAATAACAACCCTGAAAAGCGTTGGATCCTGGTCACTACATACTCCGTGTTTATTTATGATTCTCGTTTTGCCAACCGTTGATATTGTGATCTTCGTTTACTTGTCGTGATTAACTTTAAAGGTTGAATCTATGTGTATTTTTCATTGGCAACTTATAAAACCGCAAGAGATGGGAAAATATAGGTTAAGGGGTTGTAACGAGGATTGTTGAAAAAGTTATCGACTCTGAGGGGTAAAACAAGAGCAAGATCTCTTTTTAAGATTTTTGAGGAAAAAAGGTCTCGATTACCTTGAAAAAGTCGCTATTGTCCCCATTTCTAAGGTGCTTTGTGGTGTTTTGATTACTTTTATACCACTTAGAACGAGAATTAAGAGCATTCATTGCCTAGCAGAAGGGTTCGGCTCGACAGCGTGATAACAGATCGCTAGAATGTCGCGTCTAAATTTCTGTCCTGAGGCTAATCGGAGATACCTTTAATTACTCTATCGACAATGAATTTTGTTGAGTGGTAATCTCGAAAGATATCACTGATTAGTCTGGTACGAGATTGATATTCAATCTTAGTATCAATGCTCGATTTTAAATTAAGTGTTCGGATAGAGCACTACACAAGAATGCAGCCAACAACGCCCGCTTTTTAGAAAGCTAAGTTACGGCTCATATGCTCAGATAACCTGAGCCAGTTTTGAGGTTTATATAATGCAAGTTACTGTTGAAACGCTAGAAGGCCTAGAGCGCCGTCTTAATATTACTGTTCCTGCTGCTAACATCGAAGATGCAGTTACAGCTGAACTACGCAACATCGCGAAAAACCGTCGTTTCGATGGTTTCCGTAAAGGCAAAGTGCCAATGAAGATGGTTGCTAAAATGTACGGCAAAGCAGTACGTCAAGACGTGATGGGCGAAGT
This window harbors:
- a CDS encoding sensor histidine kinase; the protein is MTRIQRFSGLLLIVYGLFCVLGGRWVWQFNHQQLLSEHQSQLNRFSAHITSQLDRFAHIPELLSKDKELIDALLAPENSAQIELTNRYLKHVNSVIHASDTYLIDKYGTTLASSNWQKERSFVSRNFAFRPYFKEAIIGDESQYFALGSTSGQRGYYYAYPVSYAAEIVGVVVVKMDLSSIEENWKGKQSYFVANDKDQVIFMSSNSKWLFKSLQPLEQPVLQRIKDSRQYLNTEIESLNLLGDLEKTASILTSKSTLAQGKFFVSSRQLEQPKLTIRVLTPTHLVWWDLVGYLVILSLVFAVLFLIFQLLEHRRQKLLQIEKVQEIARQKLEFQVLERTSELHAEVNQRAKTEQALRQTQDELIQAAKLAVLGQMSASISHELNNPLAAIRSYADNGRLFLDKGKFERVDDNLSRISGLTDRMAKISQQLKSFARKSSTNELNLVQFQPIVSSAKELMKPQLKTERVTLEETPLDTHVSLLANPIQLEQVLINLLTNAIQAMEKQNDKLIIISQEISIDKQLLIHIDDNGPGVEASKISTFFEPFHTTKKNGLGLGLSLSQQIVETMNGQLTACNSSLGGARFTISLPAVKPDDVDSSEMHNEKTSDSQKNN